Within the Methanobacterium sp. genome, the region CTATAGAAATAACTTAACTCAAAAGCATATATATTAATTTGTATTAGCTATTAATATTGGCTGATTTTAGAGTTTACTACTGATTTACCATTATAGGAGACCTAAGATGAAGGAAGTTGAGGTTCCCAAGGACTACAATCACGAAAATGAAATAGACTGGCAAGCAACCTGGCAGAGAATGAAACTTTACCAGTTCAACCCGGATGAAGAGCGTCCTCGTTACATAATAGACACACCACCACCATACCCCACTGGATCCATCCATATTGGACACGTTCTAAACTGGTTATACATGGATTTATTAGCACGTTGGAAGCGTATGCAGGGATATTCGGTGTTGTTCCCCCAGGGATGGGACTGTCACGGTCTTCCCACCGAGGTTAAGGTGGAGGAAACCCAGGGGATTAAAAAGAACGATGTGCCCCGGGAGGAGTTCCGGAGGATGTGCATTGAACTCACCGGTGAAAACATCCAGGGTATGAAAACCCAGATGCAACGCATGGGCTACTCCCAGGACTGGAACCGGGAATACGTGACCATGACCCCGGAGTACAAGGAAAAGACCCAGCGTAGTTTCCTCCAGATGTACCATGATGGTCTTATCTACCGGGCGGTGCACCCGGTGAACTGGTGCCCCCGTTGTGAGACAGCCATTGCTTTCGCTGAAGTTGAGTACCAGGAAAATGAAACCTTCCTCAACTACCTTGAATTTCCATCTAGCACGGATGAACCTGGTGTGCCCATTGCCACCACCCGGCCAGAATTACTGGCCGCATGTGTAGCAGTAGTAGTACATCCGGAAGATGAACGCTACCAGCACCTCACCAGTAAGAAAGTACAGGTACCCCTGTTTGATCGGGAAGTGGAGATCATCACTGACCATGAAGTGGATCCTGAATTTGGTACCGGAGCAGTTATGATCTGTACCTTCGGGGATAAGACCGACGTGATGTGGGTTAACCGTTACAAACTGGACATCATTGAAGCCATAGATGAACAGGGAATAATGCAGGATGTCTGTGGTAAATACGCTGGGCTCTCACTGGCAGAATGTAAAGAAGCCATAGTGGAAGATCTGGATAAGGAAGGATTCCTCACCCGTAAAGAGAAAGTTAACCAGAATGTGGGCCAGTGCTGGAGATGCAAAACACCCATTGAAATCCTGGTAAAAAAACAGTGGTTCGTGGCAGTTAAAGAATTAAATGCTCATGTCGAGGAAGCTGCCGAGAACATGAACTGGATACCAGAACACATGAAAACCCGTCTTTTAAACTGGACCGGTAACATGGACTGGGACTGGTGCATAAGCAGGCAGAGGATATTCGCCACACCCATACCAGTATGGTACTGCAACAGTTGTGGGGAGGTATTGTTACCTTCTGAGGATGAGCTACCCATTGACCCCACCCAGACACAACCATCACAACCCTGCAAGTGCGGAGGCACTGATTTTGCAGGGGAAATTGACGTCTTAGACACCTGGATGGACAGTTCCATCACACCACTGGTGATTGCTGGCTGGCCATCACCGGAGTACCGGGACCTTTTCCCATCCAGCATCCGCCAGCAGGGACACGACATCATACGTACCTGGGCCTTTTACACCATCCTTCGTAGCCTTGCCATCACTGGAGACGCGCCTTTTAAGAACGTGGTGGTGAATGGAATGGTCTTTGGTGAGGATGGTCATAAGATGAGTAAATCCAGGGGAAACGTCATCGCCCCTGAGGAAGTGGTGGCAGAGTACGGTGCCGATGCCCTGCGTCTCTGGGCCGCCAACAGCGTACCTGGATCCGATGTGCCCTTCGCCTGGAAGGATGTTCAGCACGGTTACAAATTCCTGAGGAAGTTCTGGAATGCCTTCCGCTTCGTGAACATGCACCTCGCAGGTTACCAGGAAGAAAGTGCAGACAATGCGAAAAGTGCAGACAATATTAAATCCACCCTGAAACCACTGGACCAGTGGATACTGTCTGGTTTGAACCAGCTGGTGGGAGAGGTTACCCAGGCCATGGAGGAGTACAACTTCGCCCATGCCCGTAACCGTATCCAGGCCTACGTTTGGCATGATTTCTGTGATGATTACATTGAAGCAGTTAAATACCGACTGTACACTGAGGATGAGGGAGAATCAAAACAGGCCGCACTTTACACCCTGAACACGGTTATTAAAACCTCTTTAA harbors:
- a CDS encoding valine--tRNA ligase; this encodes MKEVEVPKDYNHENEIDWQATWQRMKLYQFNPDEERPRYIIDTPPPYPTGSIHIGHVLNWLYMDLLARWKRMQGYSVLFPQGWDCHGLPTEVKVEETQGIKKNDVPREEFRRMCIELTGENIQGMKTQMQRMGYSQDWNREYVTMTPEYKEKTQRSFLQMYHDGLIYRAVHPVNWCPRCETAIAFAEVEYQENETFLNYLEFPSSTDEPGVPIATTRPELLAACVAVVVHPEDERYQHLTSKKVQVPLFDREVEIITDHEVDPEFGTGAVMICTFGDKTDVMWVNRYKLDIIEAIDEQGIMQDVCGKYAGLSLAECKEAIVEDLDKEGFLTRKEKVNQNVGQCWRCKTPIEILVKKQWFVAVKELNAHVEEAAENMNWIPEHMKTRLLNWTGNMDWDWCISRQRIFATPIPVWYCNSCGEVLLPSEDELPIDPTQTQPSQPCKCGGTDFAGEIDVLDTWMDSSITPLVIAGWPSPEYRDLFPSSIRQQGHDIIRTWAFYTILRSLAITGDAPFKNVVVNGMVFGEDGHKMSKSRGNVIAPEEVVAEYGADALRLWAANSVPGSDVPFAWKDVQHGYKFLRKFWNAFRFVNMHLAGYQEESADNAKSADNIKSTLKPLDQWILSGLNQLVGEVTQAMEEYNFAHARNRIQAYVWHDFCDDYIEAVKYRLYTEDEGESKQAALYTLNTVIKTSLKLLAPFTPHFTEEIHYYLEGYGSEENDLKENDLKYGTQGFRSIHQETWPEVAEDLLDPVADEIGSIGVEVISQLRRFKASRKMPLNTPLKAATIYSSSPEIYNQLVTLQEDIKGTMRIEKLMITEGKPDVREIVVEVTPRMDKIGPEFKGQAPVIVKYLQSSDPQEITSTLEEGGYLDIEGSRITSDHITTTKELVGRTGEKVELILMEELDLVTELVI